The stretch of DNA CTCTTTGAATAACAACTACTTGTAGTTCTGTAAAACTTGTTGTTGCAGAATTTAAACGTTGATAGAAATGTTGTTTATCACAAgctgaattgtgtgtgtgtgttttttttagttgACCAGACGGATTTCTTTCGTagctctgaaaaatattttcgtagctcgaattttttttttttttttgtactcggAAAAGTACTTTTGTAGGtcgataaaatatttttgtggctcgaaaaaatatttttgtagcttGAAAAAATAGTTTCGttgagaaaaataacattttgtggCTCGAAAAAATAGTTTcgttgagaaaaataatattttcgtaactcgaaaaaatagtttcattgagaaaaatattttcgtaaCTCGAAAAAATAGTTTCGTTGAAAAAAATTTTCGTAGCTCGATAAAAGATAGTTTTGtggttcaaaaaatattttcgtagctcgaaaaaaatacttttgtggcccgaaaaaatgttttcatagctcgaaaaaataattttgtaactggaaaaaaatattttcgtagctcgaaaaaaaatacttttgtggCTCGGAAAAATATTTCCGTAGCtcgaaaaaaatagttttatggctcgaaaaaatattttcgtagctcgaaaaaaatatttttgtagctcgaacaactaaaaagtaaaaaatgcgctgaagtttcttcggcgcaatcgagttttctgtacagcagctacagcgtataatcaaggccaccggaaatagatctatctttcggtggtctccgtataatgctgtacgagccgcgacccatgaaactttaaccacggcccggtggtggcctgttctatatcgttgccagaagcactattctggctggctttaatctaaaataaaataaagactactgaggctggagggctgcaatttggtgtgtttgatgattggaaggtggatgatcgacataccaatttgcagccctctagcctcagtagtttttaagatctgagggcggacagaagaaagtgcggacggacagacaaatccggcacaattattttcttttacagaaaactgaaacgtaCTATTTAAAAAGACAACTCACAGATTTTATTTGGACATAAGTCTGGGGAACTCTGGCATATATTCATTGACCTCAGACTTGGAATGGACTTAGAATAAGCCTCTCAAATCCAGGAGTAATTATCTGTTACAGTTTTCCGTTGGAAAAATACACTGTGTTAttcgttattcatttattctgaaAAGTGAAATTCTCCGAAGAGGTAATTAAGTGGGATATGCCTTTTTGAACTACAATCTtgcgttatttattttcatattcgtttTATCATTGTGACCGTGATTATTGAAGTTATTCTcactcagtattattatttttgttattattgttattattattattaatgatatcaaTAGTTCAGCGTTGTTTTGGTAGGAAGATTATACAGTGTTTatgctgcgctctctctctctctctctctctctctctctctctctctctctctctctctctctctctctctctctcagagagagagagagagagagagagagagagagagagagcagcatcaaTATTGTATATACTTCCTGACAAAACAACGATGAACTATTGgtatcgttaataataataataataataataataataataataataataataataataataataatgagtgagaataactcaaaaatatatatatatatctatatacatatacatgtatacatatacttatatcatttatatatttacttttttatataattatcctTCAAACTACGTACGTCACAGTCTTTTTCTGATTCCGTAACCTATCTTTGACGTATATAGCATAAAGTTTGAATGACAGCGCGGCGCTCTACGCAGTTCGGATTAGTGTTaatattacttttctttgttttttgatgCCCTGCAAGGTGACGTCATCAAGCTTTGTATAACGATAAGGCTGCTTATGATGACACGTGACATACACAGCATgtggatgtgtatatgtatatgtatatatatatatatttatatatatatatatatatatatatatatatatatatatatatatatatatatatatatgtatatatatacatatatatatatttatatttatatttatatttatatttatatatatatatatatatatatatatatatatatatatatatatatacatacacacatactatgtatatatgtatgtgtgtgtggggtgtgtgtgtatatatatgtgtgtgtgtgtgtgtgtgtgtgtgtgcacaatcTACTTATTTGTAAAACCAAGCAATTATGCATATTAGAGTCAAAACCTGCCCCAGTAATCTCAACAACACTTACTCCGCTTAGGTCACGTGTCATTGGGAGCGCCGTGACGTCATGTGGAGACTTGTAGGCCTCATTATTCCGGCCCAGAATCAAATAGGAAAATCAAAACGCGACTCGGATCTGTAGGAAATGATCGAATCATGCTTCTAGAGAAGACGAgtgactggaaataaaaaaaaagaaaaaggaggcaGGTTTTAAATGATGGTCGGTGTTTGTTAACTTTGCTGAAGTCGTTCGATAGGTGTCATATTCTCCAATGAAGTGAGGGCTTGTTTTTTTTCTCGTGTAGTTGTCCTCTGAGTTCGTGAGCAGTTAATTTTTCAGGTTGCTTTTTCAATCTCcgctttatatatttgtttgtttatttatttatttatttagttttagtgaGTTAGTTGAAACATATTGGTTTTGGAGTCTAATCTACTTGCAGCTGATTGGTTTTTTTAGCCTAATCTACTATCAACTTGCTGCTTGCAGGGTTGTTAGTCTACTCTTGTTGCAGCTGACTGGTTTTTTATCCtaatcttattgtttttttttagcctaatCTACTTCAACTTGCAGCTTTCTGGTTTGTTAGTCTAATCTTGGTGCAGCTGATTGGTTTTTTATCCtaatcttattgttttttttagccTAATCTACTTCAACTTGCAGCTTGCTGGTTTGTTAGTCTAATCTTGTTGCAGCTGATTGGTTTTTTATCCtaatcttattgttttttttagccTAATCTACTTCAACTTGCAGCTTGCTGGTTTGTTGGTCTAATCTTGGTGCAGCTGATTGGTTTTTTATCCTAATCTTAGTGTTTTTTTTAGCCTAATCTACTTCAACTTGCAGCTTGGTGGTTTGTTAGTCTAATCTTGTTGCAGCTGATTGGTTTTTTATCCtaatcttattgttttttttagccTAATCTACTTCAACTTGCAGCTTGTTGGTTTGTTAGCCTAATCTTGGTGCAGCTGATTGGTTTTTGAGTCTAATATACTTACAGCTTATTGGTTTGAGTCTAATCTACTTGCAGCTGATTGGTTTTTAGTCTAATCTTCTTGCAACTTAATGGTTTTGGAGTCTAATCTGCTTGCAATGTATTGGTTTTTTATCCAATCTACTTGCACTTATTGTTTTTTAATCTACTTGCAACTTATTGTTTTTAGTCTACTTGCAACTTATTGGTTTTTAGTCTACCCTACTTGCAACTTATTGGTTTTTAAGTCTAATCTTCGAcccgaaaaaaattaattaccaaactTTCCAGTAAGGACAATTaccctttattcatttttttttttattttatttatatatttttccccgaATCTTCCTTTTCCATTGGCTGTGAACTTGGCTTTGTgcgaactcaaaaaaaaaaaatgtatccggTAATGTCACCAGCAGATGCTGAATGACCCTTTTGTGAATGGCTGGCAGAGTCACGTGACTGTTGGTCACGTGATGCTGTGTACTCAGCTGGTGATGTTATGTTGATATTTATCTagaattataaatgttttttgtgGATTATAGTGAGGATTGTGTTGATTATAGATCACACAccatcatatttatattttctcgcGTGTGAacatatagaaatattttaatctggatataactatGTCATATTTGTGTAAAATGATTGACactattatgcatgtatgtgtatatatatgttattaattatatatatatatatatatatatatatatatatatatatatatatatatatatatatatatatgtgtgtgtgtgtatatgtatatatacatatatataaatataaatgtatatatatatatatgtatgtatatataaatgtatatatacatacatacatacatgcatacatacatacatacacacacacacacacacacacatatatatatatatatatatatatatatatatatatatatatatatatatatatatatatatatatatatacatatctgtgtatatataaattatatatatatatatatatatatatatatatatatatatatatatatatatatatatatatatatatatatatatatatatagtacacactaTCTCTATTGTTTTATACAACCTGTTATTTCTCTATTGGTCTGTACTGCTTTCGTCACTTCCACACACAAATTCTTTTACACTCGTCCAAAGTCCACCTGCCAATGAAGGTGGACTTGATTGTGGAGTACATCTGTACACATGTGTTAGGAAATTACATACATTACCTAGTCTGTTGCTCTGTACTTCTCTTAACCTGAAGTTACGCTCTGcaattttactgataattttacgtatcatggttttatatatatatattttttatttctgaaggcTTGGTCGATTGGCTAGGTTACGTAGTTGATTACGTGGGAaagtatgagtatatatgtatatatatatatatatatatatatatatatatttatatatatatatgtgtgtatatatgtatttatttatttacatacatatatacatgtgtgtgtataatactgtatatatgtacatatatatatatatatatatatatatatatatatatatatatatatatatatatatatatattatacctgcatatgtatatgtatgtatatgtatatatatatttttatatatgtacatgtatatatgtgtgtgtatatcctgTTGTTATGTATACTGCTTCCTCTTCAGTATtcgaaattattataattaaaattaagataTTGACTTGAGGAATAGGAGGGAGCAGAGATAAGtcttttcataatattcattGCAAACGGCATTGTATTGTTCCTGGCTCTTGTTTCGTTCATATTTTATTCCTAAGCTCTACATTTTGCTTGCTTTCAAGAAATTATACTTCTTTTCTTTGAGGTGATAAAGCTTTTGATGTGAAGAGTTTTATCTCACGAGTTTGCAGGGTCGAGTTTGagttccctcctctctctctctctctctctctctctctctctctctctctctctcgttcctgccTGTCCTCTTTGCTTTGTGGTGATACAGATTTTGATGGGATGAGTTTTATCTCACGAGTTTGCAAGATCgagtttgagtctctctctctctctctctctctctctctctctctctctctctctctctctctctctctctctctgcctgcgtTTCTCATCACAGGTTCGGCGCCTCTTCATGGTACGTCAATAAACTTGCAAAGGAacgtaattgtatatatatatatatatatatatatatatatatatatatatatatatatatatatatttatataaaagggtACATGCCCCTTGTACCCAGGGGCGGACGTCAGCATCAGCAGCGTCAGCCCCTCTGGTCAAGCCTAGCAACAGCTTCACGCccctggggaggggggggggaaaggatgGGAAGGGGAAGCAGGAACGTCAACATCACTGAGATGTTGATTTTGGACGcaacttctaaaacaagtgtgaTGTTTAAGGAGCCTTCAGCGTGATGAAGACGGAAAAAGAGTGAAGGGTGAGGCATTGAGAGAAAGTTCGTGATGAAAGGGTGTAGTGTGACGTCAGTGATTGATTTCGTgtctgtgataatttttttttttttttgacatttttatctatttgtatattaatttattatttcatctgtTTTATAGCTGAtatctcctttctgtatttcctattttcttctttattaatttattttatctttttcttttatagctGATATCTTCTGTCTATAATTCCTATTATCttctttatctattaatttattatttcatctttttcttcttttttatagcTGATATctcctttctatatttcctaatatcttgtttatctattaattcatgttagctttttcttcttttttatagctgatcccttctttctttttcctattatcttctttattaacttattttagctttttcttttctAGCTGATATCTTCCGTGTGTAATTCGTATCATCTTCTTTATCtgttaatgtattattttatctttttcttcttttttatagcTGAGATCTTCtttccatgtgtatatatgtatgtatatactgtatatgtatatatatgtatacatatagatatatatatacacatatatatatacacatatatataaatatatgtatatacatacatatatatataatgtatataaatatatatttttacataagcAACTTATACGAATTACGCCCGCGTAAGCGCAGCCTCTGTACCTTACAAGAATGCCAAGTCAGTCTCCTATAAAAGCGaatgaaagcctctctctctctctctctctctctctctctctctctctctctctctctctctctctctctcgccgtgcCCGTCGTACCACACATATCCCAATTTGACCATGTGGGCACGTCGTGGGGGTTTCAAGGACGAGCCTGTTAGTTGTACTCCGCCGAGGAACCACCAAACCAACCCCTTTGAACCCAAAGTGCTGGGttgtggggggggtggggggcgttgGTTCACCGCCGTTGTTGGCGTCGGCGACCTTTGGTGTAATTGAACATCTTaaaacctccccccacccctcctcctcctcctcctcctccgtcactTTTATGTAACCTCTCCTTTCGTTGAGGTGTCCCTTAGAGGGGTTGCTGGGTCCTTTGCAATTCCCTGTTCTTCGTGCGGCTTgtagattttgttgttgttatttttattattcgtaGTGGTAATTGCAGTAGTATCATTCATAAcactagcagtagtagtagaattGCTATCATTCATAGCAGTAGTGGtgatattagtagtagtagtagtagtatcattcGTAACAGTAGTAATAGTGGTAGTACTATCACTGCCATTCATACAGTAGTAGTACTGTCACTATTATTCATaacggtagtagtagtagtagtactgtcACTATCATTCATaacggtagtagtagtagtagtagtagtaataataatagtagtagtggtagtagtactGTCACTATCATTCATAacggcagtagtagtagtagtaatagtactgCCACTATCATtcataacagtagtagtagtagtagtagtagtagtagtatcattcataacagtagtagtagcagtactattatcactatcattcacagtagtagtagtagtagtagtagtagtagtagtagtagtagtgatcgTGATCAAGCCTGCAAAATATCATTCCTCAATAGCCTGTGACAAttcattttgaaggaaaaaaaagcaaagacattttgaaagaaggaaaagctaaaaataagaaagaaaaaaaaagacaaagaaaaaaaaaaaaaaagtaagctcAACTCTCGAAGGAAGAGGTGAAAATTTTCACTTACAAAAGAGCTTAAGAATCGGGGGAaaacgggagaaagagagaattccaacacctggaaaaagaaataaaaacaaatcaatcaaGGAAGGGAGAGGTAAACTCGCTTCATCAAATGTGAAAGATTCAGATAAGCTGGGAAAACGGAGGAAGGAGCGATCCCCAGGTTATTTAGTATATAAGGAAAAATTCATTTGAGGAATCCTtgattcattaattatttgtttaatgtcaTTTAGATTTGTATTGTACTTCTCTACATTCTATTCGTAATTAATCTGACTGTGAGCTTCTTATGTTAACAAAAtagtaatgatggtgatgatgacatTGATGATGATCGTGatattagttttgttttggtCAGAATGATTTTAGAGTAGTATGTACGCTGAAGTAGTATTTAATGACACTTAAGTAAATATGGTAAGTTTCTTAAACAAGCTTTCATCTGATTATTGTCTTACAGCGTTTTCAGCAAAGTCGGATGTGGCAGAAagacatatctatctatctatctgtctgtctatctatctatctgtatatatatatatatatatatatatatatatatatatatatatatatatatatatatatatatacatgtgtatatataaatatatatatatatatatatatatatatatatatgcatatatatactgtatatgcatatatacatatgtatacatatatatatatatatactttttgtgcCTGCATTCAAGAGGTTTTATAGAGAAAATGTTCTCGAACAAATCATTCATTTGTTTGTGCggttaaaatatctttattttgttgcaTCATTACGTAGGCCGAAGGAGATTAATCTGTTCATAAAATCGAAGCGGATGGATGGATTTACCTGTTataatagttgagagagagagagagagagagagagagagagagaggggttattgTAAGCATCAcgcatttccttttattttcatttcattacatcACGGCGAAGAGTTGACACACGTGAACTTGAAGTAAAGATAAATGCTATTTACATGGCTGTGTTTCgaattctcatctctctctctctctctctctctctctctctctctctctctctctctctctctctcagtctgtgtCACTTATGCCGTGACCCAGCCTTGACCCAGTTGAGCGGGTGTGCCCGGAATTCTCTCTGACCCAAATCAAGCCTCCGTCGAATGACCCAATTTTATATCCCTGGGTAGGGGAGCCTTTTTGGTTGATCTCTCCCGGAAGCAGACACCAAAACATCGTTGGCTCCCTGACCTTGACCTTTTTTTTGCTTTGGCATTTTGCTTTGACCTTATTTTTTGTGCTTGTGCTTTCATTGGCGGCTCTGGGTTTCTTTTGGTTTCTCTGGGTTTCCACGTAACTCTCTTTGCCTTCTTGTTTCAGAcgtttaatgatgatgataagatttttgtatatttttttttgctttggtttttttattagttcCTTCAAAGTATATTTTGCGTGAGGTTTTTTATTagggattttattttgttaggaaaagttttttttgccTTCGTTTTCAAATTAGAtcctttaaagaatattttgtgtGGGTTTTTTAAGAGACTATATTGGAATAGGAATATTTgattgggaaattttttttattttttgccttcttttttttaattagattcttAAAAGAATACTTTGCGCGATTTTTTCAGGGATTTTATTTGATTaagaaaaggtatttatttttttggctttgttttttattagatCCTTAAAGgattattttacgttttttttagggattttctttaagaaaattttgtttgcTTCGTTTTTTTAATGAGATCCTTAAAACAATATTTTGCGTGAGTTTTTTTAGGGATTTTATTTGATTAGGAAAAGTTTTTTTGCCTTCGATTTTTAATTAGGTTCTTAAGAGAATATTTGTCATGactttttaaaggattttatttgattatgaaaagattttcctattttttttgtattcgttTTTTAATTAGATCCATAAAAGAGTATTTTGCGTGagttttttttagggattttatttgattatgaaaagatttttcaattgttttgcCTTCGTTTCTTGATTAGATCCATAAAAggatattttatctgttttttttttcagcgattttatttgattaagaaaagaatattttattatttttcattagatcctttgaatattttatgatttttttagattttatttgattagggaattttattattttttctttgcttcttaatTAGATGCTAAAAAATTGAAGTACAGGGTGGCAGATGTTGTTGAGTATAAaataatttgagttttttttagtttttttaaaagaaactattgtgacggctttgtctgtccgtccgcactttttttctgtccacactttccctgtccgccctcagatcttaaaaactactgaggttaaagggctgcaaattggtatgttgatcatccaccctccaatcatcaaacataacaaattgcagcattctagccttagtagtttttatttcatttaaagttaaacttagccataattgtgcatatGGTAACGATGTAGAACAGgtcaccaccagaccgtggttaaagattcatgggccgcggctcatacagcattattataccgagaccaccgaaagataggtctattttcggtggccttgattatacgctgtacggaaaactcgattgcgccgaagaaacttcggcgcattttttcacttgtttttttaggaatttaatttttaaccacTTGCTTATTTCAGACTACGAAACAGATATGAATTAGTTTTAAAAACCGAATATACCCAgtagtatattttgtaaatttcgcCTTTTAGAAAATATTGTGCAGTTTGGTTCCagtcttgtaaaataaaaattgcagttCACACAAAACCTCTAAACTCTCAAAACCCATAGTTGTAAGTGAAATGTAAAAACGATTTTAAAATTCCCAGTAGCCTCAAGGATTACGTTAATCAAAATTTCCTCCACCCCGTTGAGGGATAgtgtcgccagtgcacctcacgcggtacacagtaggcattacttaaggttctttacagcgtcccttcggcccctagctgcaacccctttcattccttttactgtacctccattcatattctctctcttccatcttacttttcactgcgaggttttcctcctgttacacatctttcaaaccttttactttcggttttcctttcagcgctgaataacctcacaggtctcagcgcttggctttAGATTCCGTTTCCAAAAATTTCGTCGTGTGACGTCATAGCTTGTACGTGAACGTTCTTTGCTTCAGAAATTCACAAGGGCCGTGGTTGGGCCACTATAGGATTGAGTATTAAAGGAATACTAATTAAAGTTTTATAGTCTTTCCCTGTTTTATGGgagaagttaattattattattattattattattattattattattattattattattattattattcagatgatgaaacctattcatatggaacaagccaccaaagggccatggacttgaaattcaagcttccaaagaatatggtgttcattattattattattattattattattattattattattattattattattattattattattattattattattggaaagggAAATCTTGTgggttctctttccatcttcagaagaaaactgaaagaagtttttttggttattattattattattattattattattattattattattattattattattattattattattattattattcagaagatgaagcctattcatatggaacatgcccaccaaaggggccactgacttgaaattcaagcttccaaagaatattgagtgttcattattattattattattattattattattattattattattattattattattattattattattattggaaagagaaatctTGTGgggttctctttccatcttcagaagaaaactgaaagaagtttttgtttgattattattattattattattattattattattattattattattattattattattattattattattattattattattattattcagaagatgaagcctattcatatggaacatgcccaccaaaggggccactgacctgaaattcaagcttccaaagaatattaagtgttcattatgaagaagtaaaaggagataaaataaaatacagcaagatgagatcccactcacttattaaaaaaataattaaaaataaattggtaaattaacaaacagataaaaatgtattgaaaagcaaggagaacagcattatagcattagggtagtaatgcatttcatagtttgaacttgtgaagttccaattacaccaCATCTTCTGGgcgactgttccacagtccaacggtgtgagaaataaaggacctctggaactttggagaagttccaATTTAAATTGTCTGACTGTTTTAGGTGTCTGCGTGTGTCTTTTGTCTCTTGACGCTCAGACTTGGCGTCTGCTGTGCAATTATTCTAACGGTCTTAAAGAGGACAAAAAGTTCTAAATGGGGATTTTCTTGGTAGCATGCAACGTTCACGCCTTGTTATAGAGGGCGGATTGACTTGCTGTTCTTTAAATCTagttgtcttttatttatatatatatatatatatatatatatatatatatatataatatatatatatatatatatttatatatatatactgtatatatatttatatatatattatatatatatatatatgtatgtatgtatatatgattataatcactttagcacgtgattcgttgatcacacattaccacaggtgaaaaataagtaggttctaaccggtttcgactttatttccaagccattatatatataaatatatttatatatgtatatatttatatatgtatatatttatatatacatacatacatacataactaaaTAAAGAGTACAGCAAGTCAATCTGCCCTCCATAACACGGCGCGTAAGTTGCATGTTACCAGGAAAGCTCCCactaaaactttgtttttctcCTTAACACTTGTTAGCATAATTGCACAGCAGACACCATGTCTGGGTGTCAGGAAGAAAGACCCACTCTGACACCtaaaacggacagacagacacacaaacagacaggcTGGAGACCGAGACTCTCGTGGATTcatcaagattaaaataaaataaaaaataaaaaaataaggttctTACACACAAATCGTCGTGACGTTCAGTTGCTCTGCGAAGATGGCAGATTACTGCTGCCTCGTTGTAATTGTTTTTTgctcccttttatttattttttttttctctctttttggaaAAGTCAATTGTTTCGTGAATACCTCCTTTGTATTTTGACTTTTTAGGCCAAtggtttttaacctttttcaatgtacgcacccctttcaaatcagcagtcagttctcacACCCCCggaattattgaaataataataataataataataataataataataataataataataataataataataataataattattaattattattattattattattattattattattattattattattattttattttttatttaatatttttatttctttttggagaataaataacatgcgtatataaaaatatattttgctttaattattcataagcatcctcgcaccccttaggaaccggcttcgctcCCCCTAGGGTGCGACCACCCCTGGTTTAGAACCACTGCTTTAGGCGGCAGGAACGCGTTCGTGAAGGGAACCGAGACGGGGAAAAAAGATCGACCAACAAATCTTCCCTTCGAGAAATTTGCAGGACTTCATATTTTGGAAGTAACTGAACttggaatggaaaatgaaatttaggaagggaatatgaaatttaa from Macrobrachium rosenbergii isolate ZJJX-2024 chromosome 51, ASM4041242v1, whole genome shotgun sequence encodes:
- the LOC136833011 gene encoding osteocalcin 2-like; its protein translation is MREEEEEEEEEEEEEKEDNNTHQRNAGEEEEEEEEEEEEEEEEEGGGGGGGGGGGGGGGKRVSSRKCVNQISESTEGAYLRKPRQFRSSTVTIIHNGSSSSSTVTIIHNGSSSSSSSNNNSSSGSSTVTIIHNGSSSSSNSTATIIHNSSSSSSSSSSIIHNSSSSSTIITIIHSSSSSSSSSSSSSSDRDQACKISFLNSL